In the genome of Constrictibacter sp. MBR-5, one region contains:
- a CDS encoding CDP-alcohol phosphatidyltransferase family protein, with the protein MLDARLGPGLRAALDPAARRLIRLGVGADALTWTGFAFGLAAAAAVAASWYGIGLALFLCNRLFDGLDGAVARRVGPTDRGGFLDITLDFIVYAAYPLGFALAAPSQNALAAAILLFSFIGTSASFLAFASIAAQRGIVGTRHGPKAIHYLGGLTEGTETILAFVLFALFPGWFPWLAAGFGALCLATAAARILQGVRTFSAMPQPPVAQKKRPSTDADGPS; encoded by the coding sequence ATGCTCGACGCACGCCTCGGCCCCGGGTTGCGGGCGGCCCTCGATCCGGCCGCCCGCCGCCTGATCCGCCTCGGGGTCGGTGCCGATGCGCTGACCTGGACGGGGTTCGCCTTCGGCCTGGCGGCTGCCGCCGCAGTTGCAGCATCATGGTACGGCATCGGCCTGGCCCTGTTTTTGTGCAATCGCCTGTTCGATGGGCTCGACGGTGCGGTGGCCCGCCGGGTCGGGCCGACCGACCGCGGCGGCTTCCTCGACATCACCCTCGACTTCATCGTCTACGCCGCCTACCCGCTGGGCTTCGCGCTGGCGGCGCCGTCGCAGAATGCGCTGGCAGCGGCCATCCTGCTGTTCTCTTTCATCGGAACGTCTGCCTCTTTCCTGGCTTTCGCCTCCATTGCGGCGCAGCGTGGGATCGTCGGCACCCGGCACGGACCGAAGGCGATCCACTATCTCGGTGGCCTGACCGAAGGCACCGAGACCATCCTGGCCTTCGTCCTGTTCGCGCTGTTTCCGGGTTGGTTTCCCTGGCTGGCTGCGGGCTTCGGCGCCCTTTGCCTCGCCACCGCCGCTGCCCGGATCCTCCAGGGCGTGCGCACCTTCTCCGCCATGCCGCAGCCGCCCGTTGCACAGAAAAAAAGGCCGTCGACTGATGCCGACGGCCCGAGTTGA
- a CDS encoding ABC transporter ATP-binding protein — MPRLVLKQIVKTFGAFTAVDHLDLDLADGEFVSLLGPSGCGKTTTLRMIAGFMPPTEGTIEIDGKILSSPSSVMPPERRGMSMIFQSYAIWPNMTVFENVAFGLKLRKLSGDEIRDRVGRILDVVQMGHLAGRYPSELSGGQQQRVALARAIVVQPAVLLLDEPLSNLDASLREEMRFEIRRLHDEFRITTVYVTHDQGEAMVTSDRIAVMNAGRIEQIDDPFSLYNRPRTRFVAGFIGRTNFIEARREANSVTFDGFAVPAGRFNGELDGRTGAVTFSVRPQNISLHGSQPSGTNGLALPGRIVERAYLGEFWDYVVAPADSGLRLRVVAPPREVFEAGQTVWIGLAPDQMTPLA, encoded by the coding sequence ATGCCGCGCCTCGTACTGAAGCAGATCGTCAAGACGTTCGGCGCCTTCACCGCCGTCGACCATCTCGACCTCGACCTCGCCGACGGCGAATTCGTCTCGCTGCTCGGCCCTTCCGGCTGCGGCAAGACCACCACCCTGCGCATGATCGCCGGCTTCATGCCGCCGACCGAAGGCACGATCGAGATCGACGGCAAGATCCTGTCCTCGCCGTCGAGCGTCATGCCGCCGGAGCGCCGCGGCATGTCGATGATCTTCCAGAGTTACGCCATCTGGCCGAACATGACGGTCTTCGAAAACGTCGCTTTCGGCCTGAAGCTGCGCAAGCTGTCGGGCGACGAGATCCGCGACCGCGTCGGCCGCATCCTCGACGTCGTGCAGATGGGCCATCTCGCCGGGCGCTACCCGTCGGAACTGAGCGGCGGCCAGCAGCAGCGGGTGGCGCTCGCCCGGGCCATCGTCGTCCAGCCGGCGGTCCTCCTGCTCGACGAGCCGCTGTCGAACCTTGACGCCAGCCTGCGCGAGGAGATGCGGTTCGAGATCCGCCGTCTGCACGACGAGTTCCGCATCACCACCGTCTACGTCACCCACGACCAGGGCGAGGCGATGGTGACGTCGGACCGGATCGCCGTGATGAACGCCGGCCGCATCGAGCAGATCGACGATCCGTTCAGCCTCTACAACCGGCCGCGCACGCGCTTCGTCGCCGGCTTTATCGGCCGCACCAACTTCATCGAGGCGCGGCGCGAGGCGAACAGCGTGACGTTCGACGGCTTCGCCGTGCCCGCCGGACGCTTCAACGGCGAACTCGATGGACGGACGGGGGCGGTCACCTTTTCGGTCCGTCCGCAGAACATATCGTTGCACGGCTCACAGCCGTCGGGAACGAATGGCCTGGCTCTCCCGGGCCGGATCGTCGAGCGCGCCTATCTCGGCGAGTTCTGGGACTATGTCGTGGCGCCGGCGGACAGCGGCCTGCGCCTCAGGGTGGTGGCGCCGCCGCGCGAGGTGTTCGAGGCGGGGCAGACCGTCTGGATCGGTCTCGCACCGGATCAGATGACCCCACTGGCCTGA
- a CDS encoding iron ABC transporter permease, with amino-acid sequence MRSSAATLPGVAAAESDGRFSALLRRLRHLEPATLVWVALVAVLLVLVVSPMAKLLLVSFETRGTGAFTLSNYVTAYGRERYLDALFNSLMLGGLSALLSLIFALPMAWAVSRTDMPFRGVTWGVVLGAFIMPPYLGAIGWILLAGPNAGWINQAWTFVTGDPDSIVNVYTFTGLALVIALNSFPFIFIFVKAALDMVSSEMEDAANILGAGAWRTMMTVTLPLVWPAILAGIIIVFLETMALFGTPAIIGIPARINVVTTQLWQFFEFPTRVEVAAAYAIPLLLITVALIAVQRLVLSRKGFVSQTGKGGERRPVQLGAWRWVLFGWCAFVGLLAVLMPLVVLLQASFAEAWGRGFSFDNLTLRNYYYLIFQHDMAMPSVWNTIYFSAAAATFALIIALLVAYIQHRKLVPFAGVLGFLAMAPFVIPGIVMAIGFYAAYASPPLALYGTAALMILAFTARFLPIAYANCSAAVRTVHPEMEEAVRILGGGRMRAIRSVVAPLMKKSLFGAWLIVFIIATRELSAAVFLVGPNTRTMSVMLYDLSEEGNFEVLSALGGILLVITVTLVAIGMKLLGRDFMLRRE; translated from the coding sequence ATGAGATCCTCCGCCGCCACCCTGCCGGGCGTGGCCGCCGCCGAGAGCGACGGCCGTTTCAGCGCCCTGCTACGCCGCCTTCGCCATCTGGAGCCGGCGACCCTGGTCTGGGTCGCCCTCGTCGCCGTCCTGCTGGTGCTGGTCGTCAGCCCGATGGCCAAGCTCCTGCTGGTCAGTTTCGAGACCCGGGGCACCGGTGCCTTCACCCTCTCGAACTACGTCACCGCCTACGGCCGCGAGCGCTATCTCGATGCCCTGTTCAACTCGCTCATGCTGGGCGGGCTGTCGGCCCTGCTGTCGCTGATCTTCGCCCTGCCGATGGCCTGGGCGGTCTCGCGCACGGACATGCCGTTCCGCGGCGTCACCTGGGGCGTCGTGCTCGGCGCCTTCATCATGCCGCCCTATCTGGGCGCCATCGGCTGGATCCTGCTGGCGGGGCCCAATGCCGGCTGGATCAACCAAGCCTGGACCTTCGTGACCGGCGATCCGGATTCCATCGTCAACGTCTACACCTTCACCGGCCTGGCGCTCGTCATCGCGCTCAACTCCTTTCCCTTCATCTTCATCTTCGTTAAGGCGGCGCTCGACATGGTGTCGTCGGAGATGGAGGATGCCGCCAACATCCTCGGTGCCGGCGCGTGGCGCACCATGATGACGGTAACCCTGCCGCTCGTCTGGCCGGCCATCCTCGCCGGGATCATCATCGTCTTCCTGGAGACGATGGCGCTGTTCGGCACGCCGGCGATCATCGGCATTCCGGCGCGCATCAACGTCGTCACGACGCAGCTCTGGCAGTTCTTCGAGTTCCCGACGCGGGTCGAGGTGGCCGCCGCCTACGCCATCCCGCTGCTGCTGATCACCGTGGCGCTGATCGCGGTGCAGCGGCTGGTCCTGTCGCGCAAGGGCTTCGTCTCGCAGACCGGCAAGGGCGGCGAGCGGCGGCCGGTGCAGCTCGGCGCGTGGCGCTGGGTCCTGTTCGGCTGGTGCGCCTTCGTCGGCCTGCTCGCCGTGCTGATGCCCCTCGTGGTCCTGCTCCAGGCGTCCTTCGCCGAGGCGTGGGGCAGGGGCTTCTCCTTCGACAACCTGACCCTGAGGAACTACTACTATCTGATATTCCAGCACGACATGGCGATGCCGTCGGTCTGGAACACGATCTACTTCTCGGCCGCGGCGGCGACGTTTGCGCTGATCATCGCCCTGCTGGTCGCCTACATCCAGCACCGCAAGCTGGTGCCGTTCGCCGGCGTTCTGGGCTTCCTCGCCATGGCGCCCTTCGTCATCCCTGGCATCGTCATGGCGATCGGCTTCTATGCCGCCTATGCCTCGCCGCCGCTGGCGCTCTACGGCACGGCGGCGCTGATGATCCTCGCCTTCACCGCCCGCTTCCTGCCGATCGCCTATGCCAACTGCTCGGCGGCGGTCCGCACCGTCCATCCGGAGATGGAGGAGGCGGTGCGCATCCTCGGCGGCGGACGGATGCGGGCGATCCGCTCGGTCGTGGCGCCGCTGATGAAGAAGAGCCTGTTCGGCGCCTGGCTGATCGTTTTCATCATTGCTACGCGCGAGCTCTCCGCCGCGGTCTTCCTGGTCGGGCCGAACACGCGGACGATGTCCGTGATGCTCTACGACCTCAGTGAGGAAGGCAATTTCGAGGTCCTGTCGGCCCTCGGCGGCATCCTGCTGGTCATCACCGTTACCCTCGTCGCCATCGGCATGAAGCTGCTGGGGCGCGATTTCATGCTGCGGAGAGAATGA
- a CDS encoding extracellular solute-binding protein: MRMALSVLCGIAAGMFAMSPVAASAKDMTAAEKTLYEAAKKEGELTWYTAHTSAEVAEAMGSAFTEQYPGVKVNVVRSTAQVAFQRLSQDLRAGVAQCDVFSSTDIGHYSFLKDEKLLMQYRPENADEVIDAFKNLDPDNYFHTTSAGLVLINYNKSLVKEDELPKNWTDLVDPKWKDKVTVGHPGFSGYVGTWVVQMRKLYGWEFFEKLEENNPQIGRSINDTVTMLNAGERSIGAGPSATTLISASRGNPLGLIYPEDGTLLMISPSGILANSKHPNAAKLFMNFLLSKEGVEVYVKYFGEALRADVEPAPGAKPLDQVKLIRPSTEEIEKGIPEVKELWRDTFGI; this comes from the coding sequence ATGAGGATGGCCCTATCCGTCCTGTGCGGTATCGCCGCCGGGATGTTCGCCATGTCGCCGGTCGCGGCGTCCGCCAAGGATATGACCGCCGCCGAGAAGACCCTCTACGAGGCGGCGAAGAAGGAAGGGGAACTCACCTGGTACACGGCGCACACCAGCGCCGAGGTCGCCGAGGCGATGGGTTCCGCATTCACCGAGCAGTATCCCGGCGTGAAGGTCAACGTCGTCCGCTCCACCGCGCAGGTGGCCTTCCAGCGCCTCTCCCAGGACCTGCGCGCCGGCGTCGCGCAATGCGACGTGTTCAGCTCCACCGACATCGGCCATTACAGCTTCCTCAAGGACGAGAAGCTGCTGATGCAGTACCGGCCCGAGAACGCCGACGAGGTCATCGACGCGTTCAAGAACCTCGACCCCGACAACTACTTCCACACCACGTCGGCCGGCCTCGTCCTGATCAACTACAACAAGAGCCTCGTCAAGGAAGACGAGCTGCCGAAGAACTGGACGGACCTCGTCGACCCGAAGTGGAAGGACAAGGTTACGGTCGGCCACCCCGGCTTCAGCGGCTATGTCGGCACCTGGGTCGTCCAGATGCGCAAGCTCTACGGCTGGGAGTTCTTCGAGAAGCTCGAGGAGAACAACCCGCAGATCGGCCGGTCGATCAACGACACGGTGACGATGCTGAACGCCGGCGAACGCTCCATCGGTGCCGGCCCCTCGGCGACGACCCTGATCAGCGCGTCGCGCGGCAACCCCCTCGGCCTCATCTATCCCGAGGACGGCACCCTGCTGATGATCTCGCCGTCGGGCATCCTGGCGAACAGCAAGCACCCCAACGCCGCCAAGCTCTTCATGAACTTCCTGCTGAGCAAGGAAGGTGTTGAGGTCTACGTGAAATACTTCGGCGAGGCGCTGCGCGCCGACGTCGAGCCCGCGCCCGGCGCCAAGCCGCTCGACCAAGTGAAGCTGATCCGGCCGAGTACCGAGGAGATCGAGAAGGGCATCCCCGAGGTCAAGGAACTCTGGCGCGACACGTTCGGCATCTGA